The genomic interval GCGTGCGACGCTCGTTTGCACGGCGCGCGCCTCGGTGAGATCGCACTGGAGCACCAGCAGGCGATCGCCGTAACGCTGTTGCAGTTCGTGCAGCGCGTCGGCCTGCCGCACGGTCGCGGCAACGCGATCGCCGCGCGCGAGCAGCCTTTCAGTCAGACCGCGGCCGAGTCCGCTCGACGTGCCGGTAATGAAATAGTGCTGGGTCACGATTGCCTCCGTTCGTGGTGAATGTCGTTTATCGTAGAACCGGCGCATTGCAACCGGAAGACCGCATAATGCGTATGGGCTGGTGAAGGAAATTCAACAATGAAGCAACCCACATTTGCCGATCTGCAGGCATTCATCACCGTGGCCGAGCGGCGCAGTTTTCGCCAGGCGGCCGAACAACTGGGCGTCTCGCGCTCGGCGCTCAGTCACGCCATGCGCGGGCTCGAAAGCGAACTGGGCGTGCGCCTGCTGCACCGGACCACGCGCAGCGTCTCGCTCACCGAAGCGGGCGAGCGTTTGCTGCGGCGAATCGATCCGCTGATCGGCGAGTTGAGCGCGGCGCTCAGCGACGTGTTCGAGTCGCGCGAGCAGTTGACGGGCACGCTGCGCATCAACGGCAGCGAAGGTGCGATCCGGCAGTTGCTGCAAACGGTCGTGCCCGAGTTTCTGGCGCGCTATCCGTCGATGGAACTCGACCTCGTGGCCGAAGGGCGTTTCGTCGATATCGTCGGCGAGGGTTTCGACGCGGGCGTGCGGCTCGGCGAGGCGCTGGAGCAGGACATGGTGGCCGTGCGTCTCGGCGACGATCTGCGCTTCATCCCGGTGGCCTCGCCCGGCTACGTGCGCAAGCGCGGGCGTCCCGCCGCGCCGCGCGATCTGCTGCAGCACACCTGCATCCGGCAGCGGCTGCCGGGCGGCAAACGTTACCGCTGGGAATTCGCGCGTCACGGCCGCCAGATCACGATCGATCCGCCCGGTGCGCTCACGCTCGACAGCAACACGCTGATGGTCGAAGCGGCCATGGCCGGGCTCGGCATTGCCTACGTGCCGCAGCCGTACGCGCAGGCGGGATTGTCGCGCCGCCGCCTCGTGAGCCTGCTCGACGACTGGTGTCCGGCCATTCCCGGCCTGTATCTCTACTATCCGAGCCAGCGCCATCTCGCACCCGGGTTGCGCGCGTTCGTGGACCTCGTCAAGGCGTTCCGCGACGGCGACGAGGCCGCGCTGCCCTGACGTTGCCCTGGACGTTGTCGTCCGGGTCGCGATCGCAGTCGCCAGCGCCGCTGGCATACGCACCGCATATGGCGGCTGTGCCTCAAACGTCTTTTACAGCGCCCGCGCCGGCGTTGTACGCTCCGCGTCCACCGGAGTGAGCGTCACGTCCGGTCATCGCTTCATTTTCCGGAACCTCGCCCGTGTCACTCATTCGCCCTCGTTCGCCCTGGCAGCCGCTCGGCTGCGCCTTGCTTGCCGTCGTCGCGTCGATGCCGGTTCATGCTCAAGGCACTGTTCCCACACCAGCCGCCGAGTCCGCAAGACAGGTCGCCGTGCACGATCTCGCCTTGCAGGACGGCGCGTCTCAACGCGTGCTGTTCTACGCTCCGGGTGCGGCGATGCGCGGCTTGATCGTCATGTTCCCCGGCGGCGCGGGCGACGTCGGCATCGAACAAGACGGGCAGATTCGCAACGGCGAGAACTTCGTGGTGCGCACGCGTGAGCGGTGGGCGCAGCGCGGCTACGGCGTGCTGATCGTCGACGCGATTGGCCGCGAGTCGCTGCGCGGCGAACGCAGCACGCCGCAGTACGCTGCGGTCGTACGCGAGGTGCTGGCCTATGCGCATACGTTGACGGACCGCCCCGTGTGGGTGATGGGCACGAGCCAGGGCGCGATCTCCGCCATGCGCGCCGCGTCGATGGCGCAAGCGGGCGAACTCGCGGGCGTGGTGCTGAGCGAGTCGGTCTCGGTGCTCGGGCGCTCGCATGAAACGGTGTTCGACGTGCACCCGGAGGCGGTGCGGATTCCGGCGCTCGTGGTCGCCAATCGCGACGATCGTTGCCGCGTCGCGCCGCCTTCGAAAGCGCGCGACATCGCCGCGGCCATGCCGCGCGCGCAAGCCACGGTGTTGATGGAGGAAGGCGGCAACTGGCAGTCGAACAACGCCTGTAGTTCCGGGTCGCCGCATGGCTACTGGGGTATCGACGCCAAGGTCGTGGACGATATCGACCAATGGCTGACCAGCGTGGCGGCCGCCCGATCATCGGATGCCGCTAGCGCGACTCGCGCCGATCAGGTCGAATCCGGCCGATAAGCTCGGTAAAACGCGACTCCTGGCGATCCCTGGCGATCGCTTTGGTTCGAGGATCCAGCCTCTCAAGCGCGCTATTCGCGCGTGCCCTGCATCGACAAACAGCACGCGCACGGCGAGAAAATGCGCTGAAATCTGATTCCCTGCCGTGGCGAGAACTTTAGCGGCGAGCGGCCGTTGCAGGATCATCGGGTTATCGAGCGAATTGTCCTGGCTCACCTTGCTCGCGTAGTGGCAAGATGGCGGTCTTGCCCCGATCACCGTCCCCATCACCCATGCCCCATCCCAACGCCGACCTCATCGCGCGCTTCTACACCGCGTTCCAGCAACTCGACGCCGAAACCATGGCCGCCTGCTACGACGATAACGTCGTCTTCAGCGACCCCGCTTTTGGCGAACTGCGCGGCGAGGCGGCGCGCGACATGTGGCGCATGCTCACCGCGCGCGCACAGGACTTCTCGCTGACCTTCGGCGACGTGGAAGCCGACGACCGCAGCGGCCGCGCGCACT from Paraburkholderia acidisoli carries:
- a CDS encoding LysR family transcriptional regulator; translation: MKQPTFADLQAFITVAERRSFRQAAEQLGVSRSALSHAMRGLESELGVRLLHRTTRSVSLTEAGERLLRRIDPLIGELSAALSDVFESREQLTGTLRINGSEGAIRQLLQTVVPEFLARYPSMELDLVAEGRFVDIVGEGFDAGVRLGEALEQDMVAVRLGDDLRFIPVASPGYVRKRGRPAAPRDLLQHTCIRQRLPGGKRYRWEFARHGRQITIDPPGALTLDSNTLMVEAAMAGLGIAYVPQPYAQAGLSRRRLVSLLDDWCPAIPGLYLYYPSQRHLAPGLRAFVDLVKAFRDGDEAALP
- a CDS encoding alpha/beta hydrolase is translated as MSLIRPRSPWQPLGCALLAVVASMPVHAQGTVPTPAAESARQVAVHDLALQDGASQRVLFYAPGAAMRGLIVMFPGGAGDVGIEQDGQIRNGENFVVRTRERWAQRGYGVLIVDAIGRESLRGERSTPQYAAVVREVLAYAHTLTDRPVWVMGTSQGAISAMRAASMAQAGELAGVVLSESVSVLGRSHETVFDVHPEAVRIPALVVANRDDRCRVAPPSKARDIAAAMPRAQATVLMEEGGNWQSNNACSSGSPHGYWGIDAKVVDDIDQWLTSVAAARSSDAASATRADQVESGR